The genome window tgtgcattcacgcacagaataaaacgtttggtggacaaaatgagacaaaggagtggcataaaacacgtctttctgtggcagtgtcgtaGGAAGTCGTACTTGTAATCAAACTATGGCGCGTTCAAAGACCgctgaaattaggacaaaacggcgctcgccaaatacgctcatcagtaaagcatgtttaatacaaacagtgagatttctaacagttaggaaggtttgtgtcatgtttgtccttctaaagaaaccatattaaaacaaaaatttgtacgctttttttttttttaactccagggagccactaggtcgGAGCTAAAAAGCCGCTGGTTGCTGACCCCCAGTATAGACAAACAATAGCACTGATCAACAAGACTATTATCTGTTGACTAGGACTTCCCCCCAAAACTATCTATCTGCTTAGTTGTTAACAAATAGATAGGATTAGAGCTGCAATGTTTCGGACATTGAGCGGTCAGGTATTAGTGGCCATGTTTAAGCTGGATTTAAGATGAACAGACCGGTCGTCTCGACCAGAGAATCACAGGAGTGTCCGGTGGAAACAGAAGAGACCGCAGCTACAGTTCATGCACTCAAGCCATGGAAATAACAATCAAGAGTTTTCCTCTGAAGATTGTCAATATTCCATGGAGGAATAACAATTTGAGTAATCTTCATTCAGAACCTCCTCTGTCGGAACATGGAGAAACTATCATTGGAGTCTACCTGCTAGTCTTAGGTAGGTCTGCTCTTATATACTATGAGTACTTATTGCTGATACTTATCAAATCCTAGGTTATAATTAGGGCTGTTAAAACATAACGAGTCAACTAAAAACAATATTGCAATAGTCATGTGTATACAAAGAGtgatcacgcaatttattttgatgtTCCTTTACCTTAACTGCGGATGATTGCCTGAAAGACGGTGCAGGTTGTTAtgtggtcagtgatcaggtcagtgCACATATGAGTGAGAAGAGTCTGACTGGTGTGctcactggcaaatttcacttaaaactgttaccaaattttgagcaaataaatgtggCAGACAgatttaagtaaaacatttaaaaatgttcctctatgacaggggtccccaaactttttgactcgggtccGCATtgcgttaaaaaaatgtatatttatatatataaatatatattccgACCGTGATGATgtgacgttatcgatgggaaaatgtatttttagaccatttgttttgcctgagcggctaggagacaccgagaataacatgcggtagaaaatggattaaaaaggacagatttttttttaaaagtttgtatttatttttttaacttgggacttcccgcgggccggattttggacgctggcgggccggattcgggggacccctgctctatgacattctgatgatacaattgtatttgtgttgaaatacctttttaaagttatttttaatTATGCACGCAACGTAAACCCTGTGATTaagcatgattaatccaaattcaaaagtgtgaaaaAGCTTTTTTGAAAAGTTCATCATTTGACAGCAATATTTATACTGCAGGAAACAAACTCATGTGGGAAAATCAAACTGACTTGTTGCGAATCCaatctactgaaatgttttttctgcAAGTCCACAAACTAACGGCCTGCAGATTACGTATAGGCCGAGTGTACTAAAACAGGTGACCCCCTTGGAGGGTTATTCCTGTGACCTGTTTATGGGCATGTGTATTAGGCAAGGAGACATTTGGTAATGCCAGTCAAAAGGGAAATACCTTGCAGATTTTATAAATCTTAAATGACAACCATGAAAAAACCTTGATATTATTACGCTAaactgttcaaaataaataattataataaaaatattaggATTACTGTAATCAGTAATCCATGAATTGACTCCAGTGTACAAAACTACTACTACTCATTATCGTGTTATTGCAATCATTGCCAATCTGTCCTTTCACAGGATGGCTGTCCTGGTTTGGAAACAGCTTAGTGATGTTTGTCCTATACAGACAAAGAGCCTCACTGCAGCCCACAGATTTCCTCACTTTAAATCTCGCCATCTCGGACGCCAGCATCTCAGTATTCGGCTACTCCCGAGGCATCCTGGAAATTTTCAACATCTTCAAGGATGATGGTTTTCTCATCACCTGGATTTGGACCTGCCAGGTAGACACCCTGATCTTAATTGATGGCTGTGACACAAAAACATATATGTATGAATCTTCATGAAGTAAATTaaaggatttttatttttttattttttttattttttttgcgtgGTGCACGGGTAAGCGTGGAAGGGATTATGCGAGTAGCTGCATGTGTGCTGAAGGTTAAATCTGTAATGAGATTACTAACGTGGAGGCCTTTACTGTACAGGAGGGAAACTCTTTGACCAGAATGTCCCCTGTTGAAGACGTGTGTTGCAAAATATGAACATGTATATGCCTAAATTATCCACTTTattatattagaccaggggtgtcaaactaattttagctcggaggccacatggagaaaaatctactcccaagtgcgcAGGACtgctaaaatcacggcacgataacttaaaaataaagaaaacttcagattgttttctttgtttaaaaatagaactagcacattctgaaaatgtacaaatcataatgttgttggggtttttttacacttacattacACTTGTCTTTATTTGTcgctatttatattttctgaataaatgatgtgatgatgttcatcagtcaacttattggtgttaattttcaatctatcaagataatatatatatacatatatatatatatatatatatatatatatatatatatatatatatatatatatatatatatatatatatatatatatatatatatatatatatatatatatatatatatatatatatatatatatatatatataaatcaaattacaggatgttatttgcttattttcctcgactggtgcactaacatcatgtggtttattttatttttttacatatgtagcatcatctacaaatatacaaataattgctattgcaacatctagtagacacatttagaacagcggtttctttcattcaaaaatttcggctcatttttatacttggcaatctcattctgcgggccggataaaacctgttcgacacccctgtattagaccCATATGTTTTTGGCTTGTTTCTTTTgccagagttacacattttggagAAAATTAACCCACCGCAGCGGAAGTTGGCTCTGAGGAAGATAAACAGTTGTGCCTGTGCATGAATCAAATCAAAAACCCTCTCCCTTTCCGAGGTGTAAACCGCCAAAATGAGACTTTTTAGTGATTCCATCCACCAGATTTTGTAGGAAAAAATTGTCATCGTGACGCCTCACTCTCCATTGTACCTTCTCGAGCGTGGTTCAATCAAAGAGAAAAGAAGGAGGAGGCATTAGCAGGTTACAGCAAGGAGCGTGATAGAACATGCACTCTTGCAAGCTGCACGTGTTCAGTATTTAATTTCGATGTCATTCTGCAAAGACGTTGGCTCTAAAATGAATGCTGTGGTCAGATAAAGCAGTAGGAATGCCAATTAAAGTATTACATGTGTAGTATCCTGCAGGTGAGGTCACACATGCAAGACAGTCCCAGTGATCTGCACAATATGAGGGTGAAGAAAACGTGATGATGGGCGCTAATAGGATTACACCTAAGAGAGATCAAGAAAGGGATCAAGTAGACTCCAAGTGGTCCATGCTGCCTGAGCATTGGAGCTTACACAGTCCCAGCCAGACGGATCCCACTATATCATTCCCTGCAAAGGAGAGCCGGGATTAAAAGATAATCAAACATTTGTCTCTCCAAACAGTGGACTGAAGACGGTAAAGACTTTCCTCTATGTTTCTAAGCAGGCAGAGTCAGTGACCTCTTTGTCAACCCACTTTTTGATGGTGTCTTAAAGAGAAGTTGCACTGGCTTTTTAATTGCACAGGGCTGATGCATCGTGTTTTCACTGCCTGCAGCGTCAGGAGAGGCGCGGCTCACGCTTTGAAACATTAGACAGACAGGGAATGATGCTAAATACCACGTCTCCACTCTCTCCAGCTGATAAAAGTCAGAGTGAAAAGAAAAGGGAGCAAGCTGGAATGTACAGTGCTTGAAgctctctagaccagtggtccccaaccagtggtccccaaccaccgggccgcggcccgataccggtctgtggatcgattggtaccgggccgcacaagaaataaaaaaataataaattttttttgttttgttttgcttttttcattaaatcaacatacaaaacacaagatacacttacaattagtgcaccaaccccaaaaacctccctcccccatttatactcattcacactcattcgcacaaaagggttgtttctttctgttattaatatttctggtttctacattatatatcaatacagatcaatacagtctgcagggagacagtccgtgagcacacatgattgtatttttttatgtttttatatgatGTAAGACGTCACTTGTGCTTTCAGGTAACAGAACTAAATCAAAACACACTTTTACTTTCTGATGAGGATATTCATATAAATTCTTTGACTATATTAgggattttttttgccatatttcaattttattgtattgttttgctTATTTATGGCAATCATTTTGGCTCCATATGGAATtgttagtgtatatataaatatatatgtgtgtgcatatatgggctgtcaaaaaaaatcagattaatcaatatttgaatttggattaaccctgattaatcacatgttatcACTCACTAgcataaatttaatttaattcaatttaattcaattgaataaaaaaataacctgatatttaaagttaaagtaaagtaccaatgattgtcacacacaataggtgtggcgaaatgtgtcctctgcatttgacccatcccctttttcaccccctgggagatgaggggagcagtgagcagcagcggtggccgtgcctgggaatcattttggtgatttaacccccaattccaacccttgatgctgagtgtcaagcagggaggtaatgggtcccatttttatagtctttggtatgactcggccggggtttgaactcacaacctaccgatctcagggcggacactctaaccactaggccactgagtaggtgaacaCAAATGATattgtattgtcagaatgtcataaaggaacatcttttaaaatgttttactcgaatgcacgtcatttatttgttctaaaaggtgttgacatttttatctCAAGTCCCATCTGGGTTTATTTTGGTGTGAAATTTTGCATCAAGCGCAGCAGTCAGTctcttcactcatctttgcactggcgtgattaatctgtgtatgtgtgtatttacatttaataatgcaatttttttttgtcattaatatacatatatatacagaattgtatatatatatatatatatatatatatatatatatatatatatatatatatatatatatatatatatatatatatatatatatatatatatatatatatatatatatatacagtacaggccaaaagtttggacacaccttatcatttcaatgcgttttctttattttaatgactatttacagcgagattgtcactgaaggcataacCATACATGCTTCTTTACCTTAACtacagatggttacctgaaaggtcagtgcaaagatgagtaagGAGACTCCGATTGGTGTGCTTGctagcaaatttcacttcaaaatacactcaGATGACCCAATATCTCACGGTGAGGACAAAAACGTCTTCTTTGAGCTCCATTATAACCACAACTTTTATTGCAAAGTCATTACAGCATTTAATCATGACACATTTTTGTTTCAGGGTTTTACAGTAAATATGGCATatttaatagggctgtgaatctttgggcaacatacgattcgatttgattcgattcttggaggtaacgattcgattcagtattgattctcgattcaaaacaattcttgaCTCAAAATCTATACTTTCTTAATTAAATTTGATTTTATTCTATGattactacattcctccataaaatacataaacaacTCTGATCAATgtgtatattacttaaaagaaaactggttgtaTTCAATAAAATGCTTCacaaacatgtaataaagtcaatcacaaataaggcaataagagaagtattcaacacttctcttttctaaagtgaaTCCATCCAGAATATGGgcatgtacatcaacaatatgatttacctgagtggctggacaggacaggttgaaaaaaaaaaagtttaatcgaGTTGAATCGATTGAGACAAATAAGAATcctgattaatctgaaaatctaattttttttggcagccctaatatttaactttttccccaaaaaaaattaaacacagaCTTCGTTTTAACAAATATTCAAAAAAATCTGCAATGCGGTGAATGAAAATTGTAGCTCATTTAATGTTTTCGCAAAATTAGAAATGTTTCATTAAATGAGTATTCAAAgggtcaaaataataaaaaaatcaataaacagGCAGCTCAGtttgtgacattttttaaaaagtagttctaaacatttttttattttttttacttttcatgttttttactCACTTTTGGTAAATACGACATGGCCAGTTATGCAAATTTACCAATGACGTCATCCCCGTAACCAACCggtgccacaaatagattgcagtcctgtggaaaaacactgcagactaATTAAATAGGACAAGTGCATTCAAACATATTCATTTTGCTAATGTCATTTGAGGTCATATAAAAGTATTTATATTTGGAAAAAATATGTCATTTTGCAAGATTTATGCGATCGATCATCAAATCGTTCAACGAAGCACTAACTGCACAATACCTGCTTTTTCTTGGGCTTTTTTTCAACATTTCAAAAGGAACCCTCCATTCCAATCCTAACAAGAGGTATTAAGAGAAGAAAAACCTCAGAACAGAAGAAGAACctcagtggttaacttctttttacacttctaCACACAAAAACGTAGATGTCACATTACACCTTTGTTATCTATCATTAATTTAAgagtaactttttatttttatttttttaattttatttttattttttacaaatcctAATACAGTAATTCCTTTTTTACTGCAGTTAATTGACTCCGGGCCTGACTGTGGTAAATGAATTTTAGCGAAATaggaattattatttaaaaatgtaatattttcataactaAGAAACCTGTTTATGGTTCATATTCACTCATTCCCttttacacttatatatatatttttacttttcatgttttttactCACTTTTGTGAAACTGCTAGTGTTACTATATCTGAGTTAATGTGTAGAAATattgggaaacaactacaaacgtGCGCTTCATCAACtaaatgtgttacaaaaaagattgattagaataacacataatgttggatatagagaacatacaaaccctttatttattaaatcacaattattgaaattcaacgatttggtgcatttgcaaaaagctacaatgatgtacaaagcaaactataacctgctacccaagaatgtacaacaattcttctcaacaaaagaggagaaatataaccttaaaggaAAATCTcattgaaaacatttgtatgctcgtacaacacttaaacctttagtatatcagcatGTGCaattaaattatagaatggattaaccaaagaaatcaattaaattatggaacggattaaccaaagaaatcaaacaaagcaccaatatgatttagTTCAAgcgactgttcaaactacaagtgttcacaaagtacacagaacaagaattatgataaacatcttgaacccttttttttccttttttttttttattgagacaaatattattgttgtatttaatatttgtttgcttaccatggtatattatttatttattatttatttgttcactgttctgttacagagaacaaggaaattggataaaattgctatggtatgaaaaggggtaggattaaataagcccagcttcttcctactcctttttggacgtgctgtaatgaaacaactggaattgtgcgaTCCATGATattgtatggtatgcatgttcgaaataaactgaaactgaactgaactgaacactcgtttaatccaatatagattaatccaatatagtagttTGCTTGAGGCTGAGCCAGTCAGTTGCTACAATACTGAATTCTGTAACATGCTCTGATTGGTTATGTCATTATCTAGTGGCCATTAAAtccgtagtattgatattttagtTCATTTGATCATTTGAATGcctaaaaatgcttaatttaggccaaaactaCATAGAATATGCTTGAAAAACATCTGCGATACAGCAAAGCTGCGATGATTTCAGCGCCATCTACTGGATGCCGTGGGGCAATGTCACACTTGCCCCTTCGTGCTAAGTCACTACTGAAAATCAACCATCCTCCTATAACATGCCTTTGTTCATCTCCCTATAGGTGGATGGTTTCTTCACTTTGATGTTTGGCCTGGCAAGCATCAACACCTTGACTGTCATCAGTGTGACCAGATACATCAAGGGATGCCACCCCAATAAAGGTCTGATCCTCgcctcacaacaacaacaataacaacaacaacaaaaaacacctttCTCACCTTTGTTTATTCAGTACAATCTTCACATTCCACTAGTTCCCCAGAGAACTCATAAAACCTTATTACAAACCTTGAGGAGGAAACAACCACCACTGACTCTGCACGCCTGCATGTCATTGAGTTCATTTAAAGTAAAAGTCTCTATTTTGGTAACACCAGAGCATGTTTTAATCATGTGTGTGTGCTTTTGTGGTTCTTCATAAAAGACAAATCTGTCTCCTTTACATCGGTGGTTAAACTAATGACATCTGTGGGTTAACATTTAACGTATATCGCTGCCAACGAAGTCCCCAAGCACTTTCTACGCTGCGTTTAGTCAGCACATAGGGCATTGTAACCCACGGCAACAAAGGCAGAGCTACAAACTTCACTGTACTTTATGTAGTAACAAATCTATGTGTGCTTTGtcaacatgtctttttttttttttgtctcgcgTGTTTGCCAAAAATCCTTTGGAAGGAGTGGATTGTCACAAAACAAAGCAGCAATTCTGCTCTTTGTTTGTCCCATTCCCAGAGTTGCACCGTATTTTATATCAGTCTAACTAATGTATGCTTTGTAGGTTGCTGCATCAGCATGAACACCATTGCGATATCATTGATCTGCATCTGGACCGGAGCAGCGTTTTGGTCAATTGCACCATTGATGGGCTGGGGAAGTTACACAGGTCTGTACAAGGAGAATACCAGCCTCTTCATAcaacagtccctccaggattttgagTTGTAGCGCAAATCCGACCAATCCCCGCAAATTATTTGCAGCCTCACAACTTTGTCTAAAGCCTGCACATTTTGGCTCAATCAGCTTTATTTTCACAGGTCAAATTTGATTAAATTACGTTTGTTTCTTGCATAGTCGAAGCACGTAATGCAACGTGTAGCAATACATCAACTCTTAATTGCTCAAACGGCAACATTGTCTTCCTCCCGCACAACACAGAcccacttcctgttcctgtctacaaCACTTTtttcctagtttacatgtattattATACAACATTTATTTATCCAGTGTAAGACAATCAAAAACAAATGACCTAGCAATGAGACTTTTACAtgatagagatgttgaagtgtgatgataacctctCATCGTCGTTCATTTACCGACAACGATTACAACTATTGATCATTcttaacagttcacaaatgctgtCAACATGtgggggtaaatgtgttggaacataaatgaatgtttaagatggacaatcATTTTTCAAAtataaaacatacacagagaatgtctgcaattTGCGGACAGACAGACAGAACCGACATTGGGCAATAAGGAAGCCTTTAGTGATGTTTCTttcaatatatataattattactattagttATAATGGATGAAAATATTACAAACATTTGACAGTGTGCTCTGAGTATGCGCTTTTGCTGCCATCTACTGTCTACTCTTAAGTCTGTGtactataaaacaagtaaaaacatCCTATTTATTGAAATCCTGTGCTCTTTGAGGTCAAGGCTACAAGGAACACTTCACACAATGATAAGAAATTAAcgaaatcacaagttgattcaatgttattgaaaacaatatatgcctcaaaacatcacatctAGAGCCACAACTTTCTGAAAAGGTTGCTGCAAATTCAGGTATTTTAGGCTGCTAGATCACCCCAAATCCTGCAAAATCttggtgatatatatatatatatatatatatatatatatatatatatatatatatatatatatatatatatatatatatatatatatatatatatatatatatatatatatatacatacagaacaggccaaaagtttggacacaccttctcatttcaatgcattttctttattttcatgactatttacattgtagattctcacttttttttaaatgacaatcgattctgaatcgcacaacgtgagaatcgcaattcgaattcgaatcgattttttttcccacacccctaatatatatatatatatatatatatatatatatatatatatatatatatatatatatatatatatatatatatatatatatatatatatatatatatatatatatatatatatatatatatatatatatatatatatatatatatatatatattttttttttttttgaggattttgcaggatatatatatatatatatatatatatatatatatatatatatatatatatatatatatatatatatatatatatatatatatatatatatatatatatatatatatatatatatatatctaggccaaaagtttggacacaccttctcctcattcaatgagtttcctctattttcatgactatttacattgtaaattgtcactgaaggcatcaaaactatgaatgaacacatgtggagttatgtacttaacaaaaaaaggtgaaataactgaaaacaggttttgaattctagtttcttcaaaatagtcaccctttgctttgattactgttttgcacactcttggcattctctcaatgagcttcaagaggtagtcacctgaaatggttttcacttcacaggtgtcatagttttgatgcctttagtgacaatctacaatgtaaatagtcaagaaaataaagaaaacgcattgaaatgagaaggtgagtccaaacgtttggcactatatatatatatatatatatatatatatatatatatcctgcaaAATCCTCAAAAATCCTGCAAAATCCTGgaggtgtatatatacagtatatttatacttTATGTATCGTACATTCATATTAACACGTGTCCCACGCTGCAGATCGAGGATATGGAACATGTGAGGTGGACTGGTCCAAAGCGAACTATTCCACCATCCATAAGTCCTACATCGTCTCCATCCTCATCTTCTGCTTCCTCATCCCTGTGATGATCATGCTCTTCTCCTACACGTCCATCATCAACTCTGTGAAAAGCACAAACGCCATGTCAGCGGAAGGTTATGTCACCGCCCGGCAAAGGAAGGTGGAGAGAGATGTGACCAGGGTATGCCAAAACCAT of Entelurus aequoreus isolate RoL-2023_Sb linkage group LG09, RoL_Eaeq_v1.1, whole genome shotgun sequence contains these proteins:
- the LOC133657323 gene encoding opsin-5-like, producing MEITIKSFPLKIVNIPWRNNNLSNLHSEPPLSEHGETIIGVYLLVLGWLSWFGNSLVMFVLYRQRASLQPTDFLTLNLAISDASISVFGYSRGILEIFNIFKDDGFLITWIWTCQVDGFFTLMFGLASINTLTVISVTRYIKGCHPNKGCCISMNTIAISLICIWTGAAFWSIAPLMGWGSYTDRGYGTCEVDWSKANYSTIHKSYIVSILIFCFLIPVMIMLFSYTSIINSVKSTNAMSAEGYVTARQRKVERDVTRISIVICTAFIMAWSPYAVVSMWSAWGFHVPSTTSIITRLFAKSASFYNPLIYFGMSSKFRKDVYSLLPCSQENRDVVRLHRFKNIKLKAEATPPPAPPPVQVLEAKYTVKEVMQCNPDNDSGVNSAPESPPTDTRIFHISVPSHIETSEYCCDRL